TTACTTCAAACTTGTCCGCCAGCATGGTAGCGGTGATCAGGCGTTTGGACTGTAGCTGAATGAGGATGGCAGTAAGCCGGGAGAGCCGTTTTAGGTCGTTGTCATTATCATTCATCCCTTAAATTTACGCGATTTTACTACTTTTAATCATGAATATTACGGAAACGGTTATTGCCCTTCATGCAGTTAAGAAGAGTTACCAGGATACCCCGGTGCTGGATATCGCATCCCTTGCACTGATCCCCGGCATATACTGGCTGCAGGGAGAGAACGGGGCAGGAAAAACTACCTGTATGAAAGTGATGGCAGGGCTTATTCCTTTTAAAGGAGAGATTGTACTGAAGGGCAATGTGAGCAGCCGGCAGCATCCGGTGGAATTCCGGAGACTGATCAATTATGCGGAAGCAGAACCATTATATCCTTCTTTCCTGACGGGGCGTGACCTGCTGGAATTATATCTCAATACAAAAGGAGGGGACCGGCAGCAGATTGCGGAGATCAGCACAAGGCTGGGTATTGATACGTTTGTAAATAATCCGGTGAGCAGTTATTCCAGTGGTATGTTGAAGAAGTTGTCGCTATTGCTGGCCTTTACCGGTAACCCTGTATTGATCTTGCTGGATGAACCATTGATCACGATAGATGTGCAGGCATTAAAAACACTGTATGACCTGATCCGTAGTTATAGTGCAAAGGGAGTAACCTTCTGCATTACTTCCCACCAGCCGCTGGACCCTGCAGAATTAACAGTGACCGGTACGCTGAAAGTAGCTCATAAAAACATCACGCTGAACTGATATGCGTACAACTATCGAAATCCTTCAGAAGATCTTCACCCAACGGTTTTATATTCAGAACACAGGTTTTTTTCTTGTGCTCTTTTACCTGCTTTTTGGTGTTGTGGATGGTGGTAATCTTATCAGCTATCACACTTCCCTGATGCTG
This DNA window, taken from Chitinophaga niabensis, encodes the following:
- a CDS encoding ABC transporter ATP-binding protein; the encoded protein is MNITETVIALHAVKKSYQDTPVLDIASLALIPGIYWLQGENGAGKTTCMKVMAGLIPFKGEIVLKGNVSSRQHPVEFRRLINYAEAEPLYPSFLTGRDLLELYLNTKGGDRQQIAEISTRLGIDTFVNNPVSSYSSGMLKKLSLLLAFTGNPVLILLDEPLITIDVQALKTLYDLIRSYSAKGVTFCITSHQPLDPAELTVTGTLKVAHKNITLN